The Planctomycetota bacterium region ACAGATGCGGGTCCTCTGGATCCTCGAGCTCGAGGGCCCCACGCCTCTCGGGGGCGTGGCCCGCAGGCTCGGCATCTCCGATCCGGCCGCCACCGAACTGGCCGACCGGCTGGCGCGCGCGGGTTACCTCCGGCGGCGCCCCGCGCGCGAGGACCGCCGCCGCGTGCTCCTCGAACTGCGCCCGAAAGGACGCCGCATGCTGGCCGACTACGCCCGCCGGCGGCGCGAACGCTTCGAGCGCCTCCGGCGCGTCCTGGCGCCGGCGGACATGGACCGGCTGGCCGGCGCCCTCAAGACCGTGCGGGAGATCCTCGAGAAATGGAACGGAAAGGAAGCCTGACCGCCGCGCTCGCCCTGGCCGCGCTCGGCGCCGGCTGCGCCGGAACCGCCGCCCGCGACCGCGCCCTCTACGAACGCGTCCTCTTCGAGGACGCCCCGGCGGGCGCCTCCCGCGAGGAGGCCCTCCGCGCCCACCGGGAACTCTCCTCCCGCGACGCCCTCTCCCTCGAGGACCTCTACCGCATGGCCCTCCATCGCAGCGAAACCCTCGCCCTCGCCGGCGAGGAGCTCGTCCGGATCCGCACCCGCTACGAACAGGTCGTGGGCTCCGTCCTCCCCCGCCTCACGTTCGAGGGCACCGTCACCTTCCAGGAGCGCGTGGCTCTCCCCGGAGCCACCTCCGTGGACCGCAACTTCACCGACCCGCGGCGCTCCGAATACCGTTTCGCCGCCCGCCAGCCGATCTTCTCCGGACTGGCCGAATTCTACGAGCTGCGGCGCCAGGGACGCCTCTACGAGGCGCAGGAGGAAACGCTCCGCCACGCCCGCCTCCTCCTCTACGCCGACGTCGCCGACGCCTTCTACGCCGTCCTCCAGCTCGACCGCGAACGGGCCACCGTCGAGGACGCCTTGCGCCTGGCGCGCGAGCGCCTCGAGGAACTCGCCCAGCGCCAGCGCCTCGGAATTTCGCGCCGCTCGGAGGTGCTGGCGCAGGAAGCCGAAGTCGCATCCCTGGAAGCCTCGCGGGAACGCCTGCGCGGCGCGCTCTCCGTGGCCTGGGAAGCCCTCGGATTCCTGGCCGGCTTCGAAGGAACCCGCAACCTCGTCGACACGCGGCCCGAACCCTCGCCGCCCCCGCCCGTCGAACGCTTCCTCGCCCGGGCGCTCGCCGGGCGGCGGGACCTCCGCGCCCTGGAGCGGCGGGTGGAAGCGGCCCGGCAGGCCGTGGGCGTCGCCCGCGCCGGGTACTTCCCCGTCGTAGACCTCGAAAGCCGGTATTACACCCACCGCGAGGGCTTCTCCGAAGACGTGACCTGGGATGTCGCGCTCTCCTTCGAGATTCCCATCTTCGAGGGCGGCGTGACCCAGGCGCGCCTGCGCGAGGCCCGTTCGGCCGTCCGCTCCGCGGAGCTGGAGCTCGACCGCCTGCGGCGCGCGATCGATCTGGACGTCCGCCGCGCGTGGATCGAGGTCGGCTCCCTCCTCCAGGAACTCCGGGCGCTCGAAGCCGCCGTGCGCAGCGCCGAAGAAAACTACGATCTCGTCCAGGCGGAGTACCGCCGCGGCATCGTTCCGAACCTGGAAGTCCTGGCCGCGTTCACGACGCTCCAGCAGGCGCGCCTCGCCCGCGACCGCGCCCGCTACCAGGCCAAGACGGCCTCGGTGCGGCTGGCCGTCCAGAGCGGCCTTTCCCCCGGAGACGCGCCATGAAAACTCCTCTGTCCCTCACCCTCGCGGCGCTTCTGGCGGTCGGTCCGGCCGCCTGCCGTCCCCCGGAGCAGCCCCGACCCTCCGCCGCGGCCGCCCGGAAACCCCGGGCGACGGTTTTCGTCGTCGCCCCGCGCGAGGTCGAGTACGCGATCGAGGCCACCGGCACGATCGAGGCGGTCGAGGAGCTTTCGATCCCCGCGCGCGTCGCCGGCATCGTCGATCGCGTGGCCTTCAAAGAAGGGGACGCCGTGACCCCCTCGAGCGTCCTGGCGGAAATCGAAATCGACCGGTACCGCCTGGGCGAGGAGCGCGCGCGCGCCGAGCTCGAGCGCGCGA contains the following coding sequences:
- a CDS encoding MarR family transcriptional regulator; this translates as MPGRVEEVDLLFQSVLARFFAIPARRPASGAVTFGQMRVLWILELEGPTPLGGVARRLGISDPAATELADRLARAGYLRRRPAREDRRRVLLELRPKGRRMLADYARRRRERFERLRRVLAPADMDRLAGALKTVREILEKWNGKEA
- a CDS encoding TolC family protein, giving the protein MERKGSLTAALALAALGAGCAGTAARDRALYERVLFEDAPAGASREEALRAHRELSSRDALSLEDLYRMALHRSETLALAGEELVRIRTRYEQVVGSVLPRLTFEGTVTFQERVALPGATSVDRNFTDPRRSEYRFAARQPIFSGLAEFYELRRQGRLYEAQEETLRHARLLLYADVADAFYAVLQLDRERATVEDALRLARERLEELAQRQRLGISRRSEVLAQEAEVASLEASRERLRGALSVAWEALGFLAGFEGTRNLVDTRPEPSPPPPVERFLARALAGRRDLRALERRVEAARQAVGVARAGYFPVVDLESRYYTHREGFSEDVTWDVALSFEIPIFEGGVTQARLREARSAVRSAELELDRLRRAIDLDVRRAWIEVGSLLQELRALEAAVRSAEENYDLVQAEYRRGIVPNLEVLAAFTTLQQARLARDRARYQAKTASVRLAVQSGLSPGDAP